Below is a window of Malus domestica chromosome 13, GDT2T_hap1 DNA.
aaaataaaataaaataaaaataaacaattaataaGTCTTTGCTTAAAAGTTGCTTAACCAATTTCgaaccttttccttttttttttcttgtgcatCAACCTCACCTTGTCTTACATATATTACTACTGGTTTAAAAGTCAAAAGAACATAATACAACAGAAGGTGTGGATAGAAAAGTACGTCTGAAATCGACAATGCGACTTAAATAATCTTTGTAACACAAATTAAAGTAATGCGTTGAATCCAAGTACACTAAGtgaaaattttcaataaaatgcCTTGTCAAaacggaaaaaaaataaattgttattagcatttgaCGATAATTATCTATCACTCTTTCTTAATTGAAAGTCAATAATCAATAATTATCTATCTATCATTGCGCGAGAAGAAGAAAGTAGCAGCCACTTCGGCCCTTCACAGCAGCGACCTTCCAATCCACAACAATGACTAAGAGGACGAAGAAGGCCGGTATCGTTGGGAAATATGGAACCCGTTACGGTGCTAGTCTGCGTAAGCAGATTAAGAAAATGGAAGTCAGTCAGCACAGCAAGTATTTCTGTGAATTCTGTGGCAAGTATGCTGTGAAGAGAAAGGCTGTTGGAATCTGGGGATGTAAGGACTGCGGAAAAGTTAAGGCGGGCGGTGCCTACACCTTGAACACTGCTAGTGCTGTGACGGTTAGGAGCACCATTAGGAGGCTGAGGGAGCAAACCGAGAGTTAAGCTGCTGTTGGTGGCCTCTACCACTCTATGAGCGTCTTGCAGCTATGGATATCTCAAACAGTTTTGGGGATGGTTCTCCTTTTGTTTGCTTATATTATTTTGAAGAACTCGTTAGATGCATGTTGACTCATTGTAGTGTGTTTAATCTGAGATCTTAGCTTCCACCTTTGAATTCAGAATGCAGTttaatagttaaaaaaaaaaaaaaaaaaaaaaagtcaataaACGAAAGAAGAGTTCATGGTGACTGGAATGTTAATAATAACCCTAACGAAAAGCATATAGGATAATAGACGATTAAAAGTACGTAAGGTGCAGTGAAAACACTACACTAGACATATGAATAATGATCTATGCAGGGTCATTCAATTTATTAGCAAAAGCAACCATGTGGATACAGGGTCATATCAATCCATCACATTACACAAGCACGGTCTCTACAGAGATTACATTtctttttaactaattaattaacactttttgGTGCACATGCATGTACGGGTCAAGCCACTACATTTGCCTCTGGTGAATTGCTCCTTTCTGCAGGTGTGTTTACAGTTGTTAGAGGAAAAGCACAACCCCTTGAACAAGGTGCTCGGAACCTCGCAGATTTTTCCCTCAACTGCCTTGTTTGACTCAGTCATTGCCTCAACACTTATTGGCCCCATCTCtaatgatcaaaattttgttgTTGAATAAGATGCTTTATTCGAAACatcataaaaaattaatgataatAAAGGGGTATAATTACCGGTAGCGGCCAAAAGTAGAACAAGAACGCAAACGGCTGAAACAAGACGCATTGAACGCTCCATTTGAATCTGAGTGTATGTGAGTATGTGCTTGATCCGTGTGTTTCTGTGTGTGTGCTTGATTGTGATAAGAGAGATCTTAGCCGCTGATGCAAAGAACAATAACCATGGAAGGCTTTTTATACAGGGGTCTAGCCCATATTAAAAAGGATTGGTCTCCGTAAAGCAAGGTAGCTCCATACCCAAAATACAAAGTTGAAATTTCCAACTTAAGAGGCACCATAaacaaaatttctaattttgatGACTAAGTTCTCCGCCATACATTTTTCTATGCATACTAGGGTTTCTTTTTCAAGCACATTtaacttttgcttttaaaagAATAGTTGGGTTATAAGCACATTTGACTTAttattcaaatttttatatgtaaatgaagtggtgtgtgtgtgtgtgtgtatctcaCATAAAAGTCCATATTTCTTATAACAATATAATTGTTTTTTACACAAGTTTTAGTTTGTCTGTACCAAATTAATCTAAATTATATAGATCAGGATTTGCACATTAGGTGTAGACGAAGATTACGTTGCTTTAGGTAACGTGGCTAAGCCTAATAAAAATGGATGCTAAAGTCGAACCCTGAGGAAATGATGATTAATTGTATTTCGTAGGGCATTACAAAGACTTAAATTTGTTGACAAATAAGAAGTTACGCAGTATGACGTATTGTACAAAGTAACCCACAACGGTGATACTTAACAAACATGAACATAAAAAACCATAACAGAGATACGATGTCAATTAATCACCCAACAGTGAGTTATTCCAACTAGTTCCACACTAGCACCAAATTACGTGCATCTATGCACCACTAATAATTAAGTGATAGTGATAAGTGATCAGCTCATCACTAgcttaattaattagctaattcacCATTTTTTTGTGCAAAAGCATCTGCGGCGTAAACCCAAGAACCAGCCACCAGTGAAGTGGTTACTCCAAGACTCGCAAGTCCTACCCTCAGCAATTGTTGTCCCTTTGAACAATTATTCCAAACAAAATAAGGTTACTATGCATGGTTATAAACGGAATAATATATATAGCAGATAGTTGGGAGAAAACGCATGGAACGctttttatgtatatataacAAGTTTACACTTAAGATTTCGAACTTAGGGTAACTTAGAATGactattgatatatatataagctCTTATAAAGTCATACTATAGCAATACATGAGAGACGAAGTTTGAGATCGATTTGACTTAGGACATCCTAAAAATAAAGTCATAAATTAAAAAGCTTAAGAATTAACTAACAAAGCACATATAATAAATCATAAAATATTTCATACAACATAGTACAATATCTCACAACGcatttttaagttttgaaaGCGTTGCATAACAATTTCATTACCAATATCATCAAATATCTATTCCTATCAAAATAATCATGTTATCATTCATCCATTAATTTTCTTACgatttatcatttgatcatTTAGAAATTTCATAGCCGAAAATACTCTATGACATGAAATTATAATATGCaatatatgtaaaaaaattcacaaaaaacGAAGTTTGGGCATCAGCTCCTTGGGCCAAGGTGGCTCCGTTCTTGGCAATATTACACATACCATGCAGAAAAGCgagagaaaaatatgaaagtgttgtaagaaagaaaaaaatgtggaAAAAGTCTTTTAAAATGTTATGAAGAAAATATTAATCTTTAAGGactatttcttctaaaaaaattaaaaaaaaacgatgAAGTCTTTGCTTAAAAATTGCTTAAGCAATTTCGAacctttttctaatttttttttcttgtgcatCAACCTCACCTTGTCTTAGATATATTACTACTAGTTTAAAAGTCAAAGAACTTAATACAACCGAAGGTGTCGATAAAAAAATACATCTAAAATCGACAATGCTACTTAAATAGTCTTTGTGACACAAATTAAAGAAATGTGTTGAATCCAAGTACACTACGtgaaatttttcaacaaaaatgcCTTTTCAAAAcggaaaaaaatatattgttattagcatttggCGATAATTATCTATCACTCTTTCTTAATTGAAAGTCAATAAATGAAAGTAGAGTCTGTGGTGACTATTTGGAATGTTAATAATAACCCTGAAGAAAAACATACATGATAGGCGATTAAAAGTACATAGGGCGTGGTGAAAACACTACACTAGACATATGAATAATGATCAATGTAGGGTCATTCAATTTATTAGCAAAAGCAACCATGTGAATACAAGGCCATATCAATCCATCGCATTACACAAACATGGTCTCTACACAGATTACATTTCtttttaacaaattaattaGCACTTTTTGGTGCACATGCATGTACAGGTCAAGCCACTACATTTCCCTCTGGTGAATTGCTCCTTTTTGCAAGTGTGTTTACAATTGTTAGAGGAAAAGCACAACCCCTTGAACAACGTGCTAGGAACCTCGCAAATCTTTCCCTCAACTGCCTTGCTTGACTCAGTCCTAACCTCAACACTCATTGGCCCCATCTCTAAAGATCAAAGTTTTTTGTTGAATAAGATGCTTTATTCGAAAcatcataaaaaattaattattaaaaagagGTATAATTACCGGTAGCGGCCAAAAGCAAGACAAGAACGAAAGCGACTGAAACAAGACGCGTTGAATGCTCCATTTGAATGTGTGTATGTGAGTGTGTGCTTGATCCGTGTGTTTCTGTGTGTGTGCTTGTGTTTGATAAGAGAGATCTTAGACGCTGATGCAAAGAATAATAACCAAAGGAAGGCTTATTATATAGGGATCCACTGTAGATTAAAGAGGACCAGTATCAGTAAAGTGAGTTAGTTCCAGAGTCGAAATATAAAGTTGAAATTTCCAACTTAAAAGTCACCATAAACCAAATTCCTATTTTTGTTGACTAAGTTCCCCGCCATACATTTTTCTATGcacattagggtttctttttcaAGCACTTTTAACTTTTGCTTCacatttttatttgtaaatgaagcgatatacatacatacatatatatatatatatatatatatatatatctcacatAAAAGACCATAATTCTTGTAACAATATAATTGTTTTTTACAAAAGTTTTAGGCTGTTTGTACCAAATTAATCTTAATTATATAGATCAGGATTTGCACATTTGGGTACAGAAAGATTATGTTGCTTTAGCTAACTTGGCTAAGCCTAATAAATTGAGTGTTAAAATAGAATCATTGAGGAAATGATGAATACCAGGGATGAAGTCTTATAAATTCATACTATAGCAATACCCAGGGACGAAGTCTTATAGAATCATTATTTGAGGTAAGTTCTTATAAATTCATACTATAGCAATACCCTGGGACGAAGTCCTATAAATCCATCGTTGGCCATACTACACATAGTATGCAGAAAGgtgaaagaaaaatatgatagtgttttaagagcaagtc
It encodes the following:
- the LOC103451492 gene encoding large ribosomal subunit protein eL43 — its product is MTKRTKKAGIVGKYGTRYGASLRKQIKKMEVSQHSKYFCEFCGKYAVKRKAVGIWGCKDCGKVKAGGAYTLNTASAVTVRSTIRRLREQTES